The following DNA comes from Cryptococcus deuterogattii R265 chromosome 2, complete sequence.
CCTGCTTACTTCAACGACTCTCAGCGTCAGGCTACCAAGGATGCTGGCTCTATCGCTGGTCTTGAGGTTCTTCGTGTCATCAACGAGCCTACCGCTGCCGCCCTTGCCTATGGTCTCGACAAGAGCGAGTCCTCCGTGATTGCTGTCTACGACTTGGGTGGTGGTACTTTCGATATCTCCATCCTTGAGATGCAGAAGGGTGTTTTCGAGGTCAAATCTACCAACGGTGACACTCACCTTGGTGGTGAAGACTTCGACATCGCTCTTGTCAACCACATCTTGGCTGagttcaagaaggagacaGGTATCGACGTTTCTGGCGACCGAATGGCTATTCAGCGAATTAGGGAGGCTGCCGAGAAGGCCAAGTGCGAGTTGTCTTCTGCCGGTGCCACCGacatttctcttccttaCATCACTGCTACCGCGGAGGGTCCTCAGCACAtcaacctcaacctcaCCCGTGCTCGTTTCGAATCCATTGTCAAGCCTCTTGTTGACCGAACTATTGAGCCCTGTAAGAAGGCTCTTAGCGACGCTGGTGTCAAGGCTTCTGAGATCAACGACGTCATTCTTGTTGGTGGTATGAGCCGAATGCCCAAGGTCATTGAGACTGTCAAGTCTACTTTCGGTAGGGAGCCTAGCAAGGGTGTCAACCCCGACGAGGCTGTTGCCATCGGTGCCTCTATCCAGGCCGGTGTTCTTGCCGGTAACGTCACCGacattctccttcttgatgtcacccctctttcccttggTATTGAGACCCTCGGTGGTGTCTTCACTCGTCTCATCAACCGAAACACTACTATCCCCACCAAGAAGTCCCAGACTTTCTCCACAGCCGCCGACGGTCAGACCGCCATCCAGGTTAAGGTCTACCAGGGAGAGCGAGAGTTGGTTCGAGACAACAAGCTTCTCGGTGACTTCCAACTCACCGGCCTTCCTCCTGCGCCCAAGGGTGTTCCTCAAATCCAGATTACTTTCGACATCGACGCCGATGGTATCGTCAACGTTTCTGCGATTGACAAGGCTACCAACCGTGAGCAGTCTATGACtattgcttcttcttccggtCTCTCCGACAACGAGATTGAACAAATGGTTGCCGACTCTGAGAAGTACGCCGAGGCGGACAAGGCTCGACGACTTGTCATTGAGGAGGCCAACAAGGGCGAGAGTTTCGTCGTCGACACTGAGAAGTCGATGACCGAATTTGAGGCTCAGCTCGACGCTGCTGAGCGGgagaaggtcaagaagCTTTTGGGCGAGCTTAGAGAGATTGCCGCTAAGGGCGCCGCTGGTGACGCCAGTGTCAAGGCCGACGATATCCGACAGGCTCTTGACGCTGCTCAGCAGGCTTCTCTTGGTCTTTTCCAAAAGGTGGGTTGTTTTGACTGCTAACAAATGGAACATAAATTAATTGACGCGTAATAGGTCTACGAGAAGCGAAACGCTGAATCTCGCGACAACAACACCGAGTCTTCCGAATCTTCCCAGTCTACCgagggtgagaagaagcaatAAGGGATGCACTTTCAGTTATTCCTTTCCTTACATATACATATACCTTTCGACACCTTTTAACCCGCCAGTCACGTCAAGACACGATTAGTTCGtgttctcctctccttATAAATCAAAAATTGTGCGCGTTTAGTTGTTAAACGGTACTGTATGGGCGCAGGCATCAAACATTAGGTTTAGAGCACGAATAGGAGTAGTGGGATCAATTAACATAATTTGTATCACGATGAATTCGCATCACTTCTCATTTGCAGTTCTCATAATCAATTCCGCTAGACAGAAAGCAGTACGGCGAGCCTGTTGTTTATAATGAGATGTCATAGCGCAGTTGTTTGCAGTCTGCAAGATAATTTCAGTATAAATTGTTCAAGTATTAAATAAAGTAACAAAAAAGTCAGCTGGCGGACTTGTCCGGAGTCGTCTCGGCTGTTTTCTTATCGATACCCGCAGTGTTGTTTGACTTACTTATACAGTCGGATATTTTTCATCTCCCCATTTCTGCTACACAATGTCGACTATCGAACAGAAAGAAGCGTATCAGGATGGAGGGAGGATACTTTCTATCCAATCGCATGTGGTTTCAGGCTATGTTGGTAAGTATGATcacctttcctcttcatcaataCTAACGGAGAATAATAAGGCAATAGGGCCGCCACTTTTCCATTGCAGACTCTAGGTTATGATGTGGATGTGATCAACACTGTTCAGTTCTCCAACCATACAGGTCAGATATTCCCTACAAAGGTTTTAAATGGGTGGCTAAAGTCATGACCATAGGTTACGGTTTCACGGATGGACATAAAACCTCACCTGACGAGTTGGCTGCCATATTTAATGGCATGGCTATCAATGGACTACTCACGCACTCTAGGATACTTACAGGTTATATACCAAGTGCTCAGGCGCTGGGTGTTGTCGCCGACAGAataaggaggatgaaaacAGACAACCCGTCTCTTATATATCTTCTTGATCGTGAGCTCTGTATTGATGTCAGTAtagggagagaaaaaatTGACAATGCCCACAGCCGTCATGGGAGACATTGGGACAGGTCTGTATGTATCCAGGGATGTAGTCCCTATATACAGGGAAATGTTGAATATGGCTACGATCATAACGCCGAACCAGTTTGAAGTGGAGTAAGTGATATGATTCAGAGTGATGACAGTCAGTCTAACTTGCCTGATCAGGCTTCTATCGGGGATCGCGATCACTTCTCTAGAGACATTGCAGAAGGCCCTTAAAAAGCTACATACTGTCAATCAGCTCCCCCATATTGctttttcatccatccccCTTCCCATCTCTATTGTCGAGTCACTTTCCCTGCCAGCTCCACCTCCCTCATATACTCGTTTGCTTCCgcaacctcttcctccatggTATGATGCCGTTGGGACAGCTGccgctgatgatgaggtcCTTGTTTGCTTTGCCAGCAGCTGGTCTGATGGTCAAATGGAAACATATgcttttgctcttcctaCTATCAGAGGTTATTTCTCAGGAGTAGGAGACCTTTTTTCAGCCATGGTTTTGGCTCATTTCAAGGATCCTAAAGCCAAAACcaaccttcctcctcttccctggGCTGTTTCAAAAGCGTTGTTAACTGTGCAACAGATCCTTCTACAAACTCATGTCCATTCACTCGCCCAAGCAGAGGTCGTTGGGGCTGCGACACCGCGCCCACTGCATCACCCCTCTGATCCCTTATCTGCTGATTCAGTCATACCTTCCGATACAGAGCTTGATGATCTCAAACCTTCGAATCCTAAAGATCCCAAGAGAAAGGCTCGAAGGATGAGATTACGGGAGTTAAGAGTGGTGCAGGAGAGAGCACTAATTCAGGAtggcggagaaggatggccagggaaaagaatggaTTGGACATACATATCTGAACAATTTGAAAAATAATTACATTTATATGCTCCAATATGCAGCACATAAAACATTTTGGAATCAATTTGTATCAGATGTCTAAATTTTGATGAGCTGGTTGTTGCTACCCTGTTTCACTATTACTGATTGTTGTGTGAGTCATCTCTAGGGACTGGCGAAGAGTCAGATAACattgagcttgaagattCTGAAGGAATTCTCCCAAAGTATCATTATCAAGCCTCGAACTACTTTGCACCTGTTTCAGTTTGGCCCTCAACTAAACGTCTTTGAGCATTTTATCTGGTGAAGAATTGTTTACGCTTACCTCCCACAGTATTTTTCGACGCCGCATGCTAGTGTTGCCTAAGTTGGTCTGTCTACCTGTGTATGCTGATTAGTGTCAAACTCACATAGAAATCACCATGCCCTACCTTGTTCTTCTAATTCGCTCAGTTGAGCTGCAACCTCTGATGCTCTTTGCAAAACTgttgagggaagagaggctAGTTTAGCTATCTCTAGACCTGTAGTCCATTAGCTAGATGACATAATCTCTTTCACACGGAAACAAACACCAACCATAGTGCTCCACTGGGGCTGCACCCTCAGCAACTTTATAGGCAAAACTGGTGCTAAATTCTGTTGGTGAAAGAGCTTTTGTATTGCACTGCTAGTTCAGATAAGTAACTGTGAACGACATGTAGAACTGGTAATGCCTGTTACCTGGACCTTGAGGTGTAGTCTTGAGATATGTTCATTAACGTCTAAAATATGATATTTCGGTCCTGACTGACTTTACGACTCCAGGCAGATTTCCGAGGATGGCTCCAAGGTCTTGAAAATGAGTTGTAAAGAAGACAATGGACTAGCTGTAATTTTTAACAAGCGTCGCAAAAATCTGAAATAGAATGACTTGCCTGTCTCGTAATAAGTGATTCAGCTATGGCATGGGACAATCCCATGCCTTCTAGACTTGAAGTACCCCTTCCCAGCTTGGGAATGCTGTCAACAGCATAGTCTATGGCCAGTACACTACTCACTTCATCTATGAGAACAAGCGACCTAGGACTTGCGAGCCCTAACTATGAGCAGTCTATCAGTGAAATGTGACTCACCTAGTATCAAGGCTGACGCAGCCATTTCTGAGGCAAAGGTTGACAGACATTTCTCCATTGAATCTACAACTTTAAGTAAATGAAGCCATACTACAATATTTGCCTGCTCCTTACCATCATTTGATAGACGACTCAAGAGAGAATCATGCAATATAAAGCATGCATACTCTGCAGGTACACtgaaagtgaagagagGTCCAGTCAGCTCATGGAGCGATATGGTATTACTGTCTCAACTCACAAGCACCCAATCATAGCCTGTACAGTCAAAAGCCCTATTTGCTTTAGATAAGTGCTTTTGCCGGACATACTAGAGTATCGTCAGAAAGTAATGATTGAGGAAAAAAGGTGACAAACTTAGGGCCTTGAATGATTTGAAAAGTGGCAGGGCCTCTTGCAGCATAGCTAACTTTTTATGTGAGATCcataaaagaaaaagcaacTACCCGGATACCCACATGTTGTTTGGTATACAATCACCAGCACCAAGTAATTTGTCCAGAATTGGATGGCGGCCACCATGAATCTATGCATGTGTTTCTGGTCAGTCTTTGGTTAAGATTGATATGGGGTTTTATGTACTGCTAGAGTCTCCTTGAAAACCGGACGAACTGGAACCATTCAGTTGAGTTAGTAATTCAGGAGGTTTTTGCAATAATTAATCACTCACTGTAGTTGCTAtctggaaggaagattgaCACCAACTCAATTGTCAACAAGATGGCTTACTTAGAGCACTAAAGGCAAAGCTTGCGATCATGTCAAGACTTGCAATCTGTGCATTATATTAGATAAAAACATCGAGGATGGATAGGTTATAGGCAGCAATCACAGCTTCAGCACAATGATATAGTCCGCCTTATATGTTTGTCAGCAGCTGGTTGACACAACACAGCACCCACCCAAATCATGCTTCACTCGTGCGATAAGGTCATTGATGGTTTGCCTACTGATCAAAAGAACCTCTTGATGGGATTGGGACAGTTTCGCGCACCGTTTAAGCTGTGGCACATAGTCAAAAATGGGTCCACGCATGGAAGTAAACATACAAGCTCTTGACTTGTAAACCGAATTCTGACAAGAACAAGTTAGTTACAACTCCATATGTACTCATCCCATACTAGTGATGCACTTATGCTTGGCCTTTTCAATGCCAATGAATTCAGATGGCAGTAAGCTTTCAGACTGTCCTGACAGTATGCTAAATTGAAACATCCCTCCCACATGCTCAATTTGGCAATTCAATTCATATCTTCCTGCAAGACTATCTCAGTTTTCATAGCAGTCGCAACACTCACCATTGACTTCTGATTCCACTATATAGAGGGTTGAGAGAAGTACCACGGGCTTGTTTATTTTAGACTTACAGTCATAGATATCTTGAAGATTCTCCTGGTAGCTCTGTCTAGCAACGTCCAGCAAAGGTGCAAAGCCTGCTTTCACAGCGAACAACCGAGCGATTCTGGCATTTTGGTGTTTTCTATTTTTTCTCAAACTTGTTGCATCTCTGGAAAGACACTCTAATCCAGTCGTAAGTATTGCAGCCAGAAATGCCCTGCTTCACTCACTGCTGACAGTGCAGAATACGTTATCAAGCTGTTTATCTGACAGACACTAATTGAGCGGTTAAGAACCATAAGTCTCACATATGGCCAACAGATAGTGATCACATACTCTAGTAATCATGTCAAGCAGTTTACAGCGTTCTCCTGCAAGCTCGACATTGATCGATTTGATGCTTTGTAAATAGTCCATAAGATCCAGCAGCAGAGATATCCTGTGATCAGTTATAGTCACATCTGTTTGCGCCAGATCTTGGTGTAAAATCTAGCACTCAGGTTAGCCATGAAAGCCAAGTGACATTGAGCCCGCTGACTTGCCTGAGCAACAATGGACTCCAAATCCAACTAATCAGTAAATCAGCTGACAATTAATATGACCAGCAAAAGATATTAGACACCTTAGACACAGTAGATAACTTTGATCTCAAAGCTGTGAGCTTCTCTTGCCCTGTTACAAGTTCTGTTGCTCATTAGCATATTTCTAATGCAATCACAGGCATACCCTGAACAGCGTCAAGTCTTCCTTCTATAATACTAAGAACTTTCAGATGTTATACATGAGCAGGAGACTTTAATAAAACATCACAACTATACCATTGCTTGGCTGGAGTATGCATGTCCTAAGAAGTCGCATTCCCATAGGAGTATGGCAATGGTTTAAAACCGCTACTGGCTGCATCAGAGCAGGCCAAACTACGACTGGATACCTGTGCATGTAAACTTCCACTCACAATACAATGTATGGGTGGCCTTGTTTGTGAGATTATTGCGCACAAGCTCCAGATTTTTGGCAGTTTGAATATCAATGAACATAAGCCCTACGTAACATTGTGGTAAGCATGATGAGCACGAGGAGTCGCACTGTTGTAAGCAGAAGATAATATCACACCTTCGGCCACCATATATTTCATCCTCAGACTGCGCTCTGGAAATTCTATATTCCTCCATGTTTGTAAATATTTAAACAATGCAGAAAGAGCGCATAGGGCATAGAACCTATCGGGCCATTAGTCTTCAGCGAGCGTGAGTGCTTTTTGATACATCACTTGTTTTCAATAGCCATCAGGGTAGACGCTTTGCGCTCGTCATCAACTGCCAAGTCCTCGACAAAATCGCGGCCTGAAAATTGAGGATAATGTCAAAGCCTTCAGTAAAAAGAATAATAATACAGTGACATACCAGTTTCTCGGTCCCAGTGACTACGGTCCACACCGATACACTCAATCTCATATTCATCTTCTAGCCTATTCATTAGGTGTTTCTTCACGTTCATATCTCTCTGATTACCATGTCTGACTTCCGCAGGTCCACTCTGTAACATGGTATCTGGCACAATAATTGTGTTAGGTGGGTGGGAGTAAAGCTGCTGAACAGTTTTATCAAAGCCTGAAGAGATCAACTGAGTATACCATTGCTTTAAACCTTTCACGGTGATGGACTGACTGGCATTGTCGGCGACCTGTCAATCTAATGAGCAACTAATCCGCAAACTCATACAAAGGTTGCAGCAGTGAAGCATCTCACCTGAGTAATGACAGTCTGGTTTACTGGCATTAAAATCGTCTTACGAAATACCTACACAACGTACCTGACCAGTCAATAGACATATTGCAGCTATACCAATTTCGATTCCATGACCTGAACAGTCTGGCTCAGCGAAACAAAGTGAATAAAACGGATCCACAAAGTTTTACCTTTGCCTTGAAGCAAAGCGACAACATGGGAAGGGACATCTCCAATGCGAGTAGAAGCTCGAGTGGAAGGCCTTATTGTGCTGTGAAATTTAGCAGAGCCAGCTCCCGAACGACGACGTGTAGACGCGCTAGGAGAGACTGCCTCAAATTTCTCTGGAGCTACTGTGCGCTGTTGACTAGGAAAGGGCATTTTGGTTGTATTATTGGATGAGTCAGTGACAAGTTTAGCGCTTGCACGATATAGTCAGGATAGAAAGAGTGTAAACATaggttggaagaaagaagtcaGTGGCGACTGTTGCAAACAAACAATTCGCGTATTATTACTTATGTAGGAAGAAGCCGCGGTGGATTGTTTTTTGGCGCCCGACGGCCGCGACGGCCAGACCAGCGAGAGGAGGTAAGTGCACAATCTACGATCACGTGATTACATACTCCCTAAAAAAGAATGTTACTAGGAGGGGGAGCGAACGTCTTCATGTCTATAGCAGCTATTTAATTGTTGTTCGCCCACTCTTCAGCCAGTCAGTCTCTTGTTACAGtactcttctccccttGGGCAGCCTGATCTCTGAATCAGGGCACTTTGGAAGAATTAGAGAAAATTGCAGTGATCGTCGGCCTCGGACTTTTTCAATCTGCCATTGTGAAGTGGAATCATTCCATTTTCACCAAATAGCATCTTCGCGGCTCCAAGTAAGACCCAAACGATGTCGCAAGATCTTCTGCAGGTTCAGACCTTCGACCGCCAAAAATTCCTAACATGGTTCAAGGAATCTGGAGGATGGTATAACGAACAGTTAGTAGATGTTGTTTCTGTTCCAGGTATGGGGTATGGTGCTGTAGCTGTCAAAGATATCGAGGTAAGATTGTCTCAGTTATATGGATTACAAAGAGGTAAAGCTGACTCTATCACCACAGGAGGGGACTCCTTTGTTCCATGTGACCGACAACCTTATTTTATCGCCTTATACTTCTGATCTGAAAGACCATCTCGATGCATCTGAGTGGGATCAGCTCAATAAGGGATGGGCACAACTCATACTGGTGATGATGTGGGAAACTATCAAAGGCTCAAAAAGTCGCTGGGCAGGGTACCTTGGTAAGTGTATTTCGGAAAGATTATTTGCTCTTGGATCTGACGTTTATCAGCAAATATGCCTGTGACGTTTGAGACCCCAATGTTTTGGACTGAACAGCAGAGAGATCAGTTATTAGGGACAGATATCGCAGGTAAATCTCCCTTTCCACAACATTATTGTGATAGTAACGACATCTACATAGACCGTATCGGGAGGGAGGACGCAGAAGCTGAATATACTAGCTTGTTGGCACCCTTTATCAAAGTTAGTTCTTTTCTCAAACATCAAACTGATCATGCTCAAACATGTAGCGAATTACCAGGACCATCCTGATTTATTCCCTGTAGATTCACCCCATACAACAATAGACGCCTTCCACATTCAGGGATCTAGGATTCTTTCTCGTTCTTTCACTGTACCTCTCCATCGCTTTGGACGATCACAGTCACAATCTCAATcagatggaaatgaaacggaaagtgatgatgaagaagaggaggaggaagtggttGTCATGATTCCGTTCGCTGATATGTTGAACGCTGCTTGGGGAAAGGATAATGCTCATCTGTATGTTGATGAGGACACTATTGAAGGCTTTGATGAGGGGGTCGTAATGAAGTCTACTCGATTAGTAAAGCAGTCGGAACAAATAGTaggtcatcttcattaGCCAAGATTTGGATTGACCAGATACTAATATGATCTGGCTACAGTACAACACCTATGATTCCCCTCCCAACTCCGAACTCCTTCGCAAATATGGCCATGTTGATGTTTTACCTTTGCCATCAGATGTGTTAGCTTTACTAGATGAGACTGAACTAGGTTCATGGCCTTACGGAAATCCAGGAGATGAGGTGTTGCTTCAGGGGGATCTCATTGTGGGGTGTGTGGCTGCAAAATTGGGTGGAAAGCATGTGAAGGCAACTCTGCAAGATCGCATTGATTGGtggcttgaagaaggggaagaagagtgagtGAATCTGCTATCTATATCCATTTGCTTTGCTTATCAACCATAAAAATAGTATATTCCCTCTGAACTTTTCACATGGCattgatgatggattgaTCTCATTCATCCGTCTACTACTCTATGATTTAGATTGGGATAAAGCACAAAAGAAGGGCAGAGTACCACATGCCATGATGGATGAGACAGTAGCTGGTGTTCTGCAAGAAATTGTTAATCAGCGACTGGCCCAGTATAAGGAAAACATAGAGGTAAGACAACTTCATTGTCATAATATCATGGCTTGCTTACTGATAATAATCTGTCTTCATTTTTAGCATGATCTTACAGTAGTGAGAAATTCATCCTTTGGGGTTGTAGATAGCTCAGTAACTTCTCTGGGAAGAAACGAgtctgctgctgttgttaGGCTAGGTGAAAAGAGGATTTTATACTTTACCAGAAGGAAAATAGCACAAGCTACAGCAGGGCAAAAGTCCTCTCAGAAACGGAAGAGCACTAGCACTTTGATgggcaaaggaaagaaaattCATTAATGCCATGTATCACTAAGCATATCTCTTGTGGGAGAGAGTGTGATATCTATGCTGGCAAGGACTGAACTGGAGCTGGAAGTTGGCTGGGGATGAATGGGGATGAAGTCCTGTGACAGGTGTTGCAAGTAGTGAAATGAATCAGGAGAGAATTAACTTATTCCACACTTCAGTATAAATCAAGCAATCCAATTTTTGCCTCTCTGTCATCTCTATATATTAGTAATCCCTGCCTTGAGTCCCATTGTTTACAGCAAGCCAATCAGATAAATAGTGGTTCTGTGCTCTGCAATCCTTTTGCATGATTCATTTCATCACAggctttttttctcaacCAAATCCTTGTTTGTTGTCATGGAGCAACCATGGGGTCTGAGGTGCAGGTCAGGTAGctggggaaagaagagaaaggaacTAAGAGGGAAAATAAGGGAAAGCTGGTCTAGGTCTGGGTGGCTAGGATACTGGGTCCTCAGGACTGAATTGGATGAAAGGTTATTGATCCTGGAGGATGTATTCTCCCAGACTTGCATTGAATATctaaacaaaaagaaattaACTAAAGGACTTCATTCTTACATAtatctatatatatatatatactACCCTCCACTCAGGTtctccctccaccccaAGGTCTGAATAAAAAACCATAACATTTTTGTCACATCAATACCACCATTGTGCCCCATCCACATTGTTCAGCTGTCCCAGCTTATATTTAAGGGTTTTTAGCTGTATATCTACATCTTTTAGCACTAACAACTTAGAGAAATAGCATGAATCACCTACTGCACTTCTGTAAGGAAATAAGGAGGACAataaagaggatgagaagcaggagaacaataaggaaaACAGGGAAGTAGTTTCACATTGCTCTGCAAACCAGTATCACTCTTCTTGCCACTGTGCCTCTATCTATAATGTAATGTCTATTCTATCTGCCTGGCTGatgctcttcatcctgcCTGCCTACCATCTGGTTCACACAACCAAAGTCAACCAGTTCCTCTGCTTGGAACATGGTGAAGTAGTTCCATTGCTGCAATCCTAGGTAATGCTGTAGAGAATTAGCAGGCTGAAGGTGAGCCAGAGTGATGGTTGTCTCTGGAGTGtcaggggaagaaggatggtggCAGAGATCAacagtgatgatgataagaAGCTGACCATAACAGAGGCATCAATGAAGATTCCCTATGCTGATAATGCATGTTCCAGTCAACTGCAACTGTATACTGTAGCATATCACTGTTACATTATTGGTAGTACCTACAAAGCCTAGGATCATTCACCGAAATAAAAGCAAGCACTCCTTCCATCAGATTCATGTGAATCCAACCTGGCCACTTGcatctcatctccaccactGACCCAGGTGAGAGGACAAACAATTATCAGACATGGTTGTAGCACTGTCTGGACATGTCCACAGCATGATGTCCTGATGGCAGGTCATACAACCCTGGTGTAAGGGACtgaggagaacaataaggaagatAGGGAAGTAGTTCTGGGAGccaaagagaggaagaagaagagaggaagaagaagagaggaagaagaagagaggaagaagaagagaggaagagcaggaggacTGTGCAGAGAGACAttaaggaagagggaagtcCAAGAGAGGATGCAGGGAAAGTATGAGAAAGCTGAGCCAGCTTGTAGAGCTGATaaagatatataaggaGCAGTTCAAGTAGATTAAATGCATCAGGCCCCAAGCCAGCTTAGTtttctcaaccttcttccttgcccaaAACCACATCCAGACTTAGACTTAGAGCCCCAGTAATAACTGTAGACAAATGACTAAGTACACAAAACAAGTAGCATCAGGTCTTACCTGACCTCTATCAGAACAGTGGCACTGCTACACCTGGACAAAGTATCAAATAAGATAATCTGTAATGGGATTTGGCATCATTGACTGAATTAGAATGTATTAATATGATTACCAttgtaagtgcagagcactATTATGTAATTCTATCATTATCATCTCTATACACTGCATAATCATTCATTCACAAGGATGTCAAGCACCTTGGAAACCCAATTAAATCAAAACATCATAGAAAGCTGCCTGACTAAATATAACAGTTACTAGAAAATGAGAATACAGCAACTTTAACATCTTTTACAAAATTGattattcttcttcagtctTGTTAAGGCTTGGGTTTATGGCATCTGCAATGCATCATACAAGTACCTCATTCATATGTGAACTTTTACTAGCAAAAGGGCCCTCAATTTCAGAAGATAGCTTGTGTAAACCCATCCCTGATTGACTATGCTGGTACCTCTCTATAATGCTTGCTGCCTGCCTCTCCACACCCATCTCCACTGCCAGCTCTTCCACCACAATATAGATGGGTTTTCATCTGCTGAATAACCTGACCTCATTCACTGCTTGCTTGAAGTTGCAAGTG
Coding sequences within:
- a CDS encoding chaperone DnaK; this translates as MLSLSRTLRSTQAINPLRSVARTTSPLLASKRFNSGKVSGPVIGIDLGTTNSCVSIFEGGAPKVLENSEGARTTPSVVAFTKDGERLVGQPARRQAVVNGENTIFATKRLIGRKFKDAEVQNDIKNVPYKIVAHTNGDAWVEARGEKYSPSQIGAFIVNKMKDTASAYLGKPVKHAVITVPAYFNDSQRQATKDAGSIAGLEVLRVINEPTAAALAYGLDKSESSVIAVYDLGGGTFDISILEMQKGVFEVKSTNGDTHLGGEDFDIALVNHILAEFKKETGIDVSGDRMAIQRIREAAEKAKCELSSAGATDISLPYITATAEGPQHINLNLTRARFESIVKPLVDRTIEPCKKALSDAGVKASEINDVILVGGMSRMPKVIETVKSTFGREPSKGVNPDEAVAIGASIQAGVLAGNVTDILLLDVTPLSLGIETLGGVFTRLINRNTTIPTKKSQTFSTAADGQTAIQVKVYQGERELVRDNKLLGDFQLTGLPPAPKGVPQIQITFDIDADGIVNVSAIDKATNREQSMTIASSSGLSDNEIEQMVADSEKYAEADKARRLVIEEANKGESFVVDTEKSMTEFEAQLDAAEREKVKKLLGELREIAAKGAAGDASVKADDIRQALDAAQQASLGLFQKVYEKRNAESRDNNTESSESSQSTEGEKKQ
- a CDS encoding pyridoxal kinase, whose product is MSTIEQKEAYQDGGRILSIQSHVVSGYVGNRAATFPLQTLGYDVDVINTVQFSNHTGYGFTDGHKTSPDELAAIFNGMAINGLLTHSRILTGYIPSAQALGVVADRIRRMKTDNPSLIYLLDPVMGDIGTGLYVSRDVVPIYREMLNMATIITPNQFEVELLSGIAITSLETLQKALKKLHTVNQLPHIAFSSIPLPISIVESLSLPAPPPSYTRLLPQPLPPWYDAVGTAAADDEVLVCFASSWSDGQMETYAFALPTIRGYFSGVGDLFSAMVLAHFKDPKAKTNLPPLPWAVSKALLTVQQILLQTHVHSLAQAEVVGAATPRPLHHPSDPLSADSVIPSDTELDDLKPSNPKDPKRKARRMRLRELRVVQERALIQDGGEGWPGKRMDWTYISEQFEK
- a CDS encoding SET domain-containing protein 6, producing the protein MSQDLLQVQTFDRQKFLTWFKESGGWYNEQLVDVVSVPGMGYGAVAVKDIEEGTPLFHVTDNLILSPYTSDLKDHLDASEWDQLNKGWAQLILVMMWETIKGSKSRWAGYLANMPVTFETPMFWTEQQRDQLLGTDIADRIGREDAEAEYTSLLAPFIKDHPDLFPVDSPHTTIDAFHIQGSRILSRSFTVPLHRFGRSQSQSQSDGNETESDDEEEEEEVVVMIPFADMLNAAWGKDNAHLYVDEDTIEGFDEGVVMKSTRLVKQSEQIYNTYDSPPNSELLRKYGHVDVLPLPSDVLALLDETELGSWPYGNPGDEVLLQGDLIVGCVAAKLGGKHVKATLQDRIDWWLEEGEEDIFPLNFSHGIDDGLISFIRLLLYDLDWDKAQKKGRVPHAMMDETVAGVLQEIVNQRLAQYKENIEHDLTVVRNSSFGVVDSSVTSLGRNESAAVVRLGEKRILYFTRRKIAQATAGQKSSQKRKSTSTLMGKGKKIH